From the genome of Aeromonas hydrophila subsp. hydrophila ATCC 7966:
GAAAAAGCGGCGCAATTTTACCGCAAACGGACGCCGAAAACGACCCGCACACGGTATGGAAAAAGCGGACGCCATCATCACCGCAAACAGACGCCGAAAACGACCCGCACACGGTATGGAAAAGCGGACGCCATCATCACTGCAAACAGGCACTGAAAACGACCCGCACATGATACGGAAAAAGCGGACGCCATCATCACCGCAAACGGGCGCCGAAAACGACCCGCACACGGTACGGAAAAAGCGGACGCCATCATCACCGCAAACAGGCACTGAAAACAGCCCGCACACGGTACGGAAAAAGCGCATGCCATCATCGGCCGCAGCAGACATAAAAAACGGCACCCCCAGGTGCCGTCTGTGTCAGCCGAGTGGCGCCAATTCGGCATCGCTCGGGTAGTAGCCCTGCTCCGGCTCGATACCGGGCGGATAGAGCGCCAGCAACTCGGCCACCTTGTTGCGGGTGCCGCCGTTGCGGCTGATGGTGCGCTTGACCAGGATTTCGTCGAGGCGGGCACCGCGATAAAGCTCGCGGGTCAGCTCGATATCGTGGTTGCTGATGAGCACGGGCACCCCTTTGCGCGCCGCGGTATGGCGGGCCAGCCTGGCCAGCACGGCCTGATCGTCCAGGGTGAAGCCACCGGCCGAATAGGTGGTGAAGCTCGCGGTAGTGGAGAGCGGGGCATAGGGGGGATCGCAATAGATCACCCAATCCTCTTCGGCGCGCTGGATGGCATCGGCATAGCTTTCACAGATGAAGGTCGCCTTCTGCGCCTTCTCGGCGAAGGCCCACAGCTCTTTTTCCGGGAAATAGGGTTTCTTGTAGGAACCGAACGGGACGTTGAAGCCCCCCTTCTTGTTGTACCGGCACAGGCCGTTGAAACCGTGTCGATTCAGAAACAGGAACAGCAGGGCGCGCTCGAAGCTGGTGTCGGTCTGGTTGAACTGG
Proteins encoded in this window:
- a CDS encoding Dam family site-specific DNA-(adenine-N6)-methyltransferase, which translates into the protein MKKTRAFLKWAGGKYSLVEEIAERLPAGRVLLEPFVGAGSVFLNTDYDAYVLNDINPDLIGLYNHLKLTPDRFIAESRKLFVTEHNHKAAYYRLRTQFNQTDTSFERALLFLFLNRHGFNGLCRYNKKGGFNVPFGSYKKPYFPEKELWAFAEKAQKATFICESYADAIQRAEEDWVIYCDPPYAPLSTTASFTTYSAGGFTLDDQAVLARLARHTAARKGVPVLISNHDIELTRELYRGARLDEILVKRTISRNGGTRNKVAELLALYPPGIEPEQGYYPSDAELAPLG